The Vanessa atalanta chromosome 24, ilVanAtal1.2, whole genome shotgun sequence genome has a segment encoding these proteins:
- the LOC125073277 gene encoding venom serine protease 34-like — protein MYLAAIVSALLIGYAAAQNFNCDLTTNVALGTTYYIYSPNYPQLYEPGVQCRWQAQCPAGYNCRLDCTDIDLPLTSSCSMDRLLISRTGDPQLTNAEFYCGRRTVSVVSTGQRISVGLVTSSSSPKGKFMCELRAQRITTQPTCSCGYRRLDRIVGGSEARPKEFPMMAAIVYGDIGAIKCGAVIIDKKYVLTAAHCVIKEDISNLGVLVGELDIRTGSESETQGFRVASVITHPQYTESNYDFDIAIVKIDGVMRYTDYVAPVCLPFKYSDDDFNGAKVTMAGWGTIFAGGQTSNVLRKVDLDVISQATCRRSFSNLSPRQMCTYTAGKDACQDDSGGPVLFTDTDSGLVYNAGIISYGRFCASRDPGVSTRITSFLNWIVTNAPADYCVK, from the exons atGTATTTAGCTGCAATAGTCTCAGCACTGCTGATTGGATATGCAGCTGCGCAAAATTTTAACTGCGACTTAACGACGAAT GTCGCTCTAGGTACcacgtattatatatacagtcCCAATTACCCGCAATTATATGAGCCAGGCGTCCAGTGCAGGTGGCAGGCTCAGTGCCCGGCCGGATACAATTGTAGACTGGATTGTACTGACATTGATCTACCACTG ACTTCATCATGTTCCATGGATCGTCTCCTCATATCAAGGACTGGAGACCCTCAATTAACGAATGCTGAGTTTTATTGTGGACGCAGAACAGTTAGTGTGGTGTCCACTGGTCAGAGGATTAGCGTAG GACTCGTAACCTCATCAAGTAGTCCAAAGGGGAAGTTTATGTGCGAACTAAGAGCACAGCGGATCACAACTCAACCAACTTGCTCTTGTGGATATCGAAGATTg GACAGAATCGTCGGCGGCTCAGAAGCGAGACCCAAAGAGTTTCCAATGATGGCTGCTATCGTGTATGGTGACATAGGTGCTATTAAATGTGGAGCTGTCATCATCGACAAGAAGTACGTCCTCACGGCGGCTCATTGCGTGATCAAAGAGGACATTTCTAATTTGGGGGTGCTTGTAGGCGAACTCGATATAAGAACTGGAA GTGAATCGGAGACGCAGGGCTTCAGAGTCGCCTCAGTAATAACTCATCCCCAATACACAGA ATCAAATTACGACTTTGATATTGCGATTGTTAAAATCGACGGGGTGATGAGGTACACTGACTACGTCGCTCCAGTCTGTCTGCCATTTAAATACAGCGACGACGACTTCAACGGGGCTAAGGTTACCATGGCAG GTTGGGGCACAATATTCGCTGGAGGCCAAACGTCCAATGTGCTGAGGAAGGTGGATCTAGATGTCATCAGTCAGGCAACTTGCAGACGAAGTTTCTCTAATCTATCACCACGTCAGATGTGCACGTATACCGCAGGGAAGGATGCTTGTCAG GACGACTCAGGTGGTCCCGTGCTCTTCACCGACACTGACAGCGGTTTGGTTTACAACGCGGGTATCATCAGCTACGGCCGGTTCTGTGCCTCCCGCGATCCCGGCGTTAGCACGCGCATCACCTCGTTCCTTAACTGGATCGTGACCAACGCTCCTGCTGACTATTGCGTGAAATAA